A stretch of DNA from Anaerobacillus isosaccharinicus:
GATGGTGCATCTAATTTCTTATCATGGTGCATTTCGATGATTTCTACATCTGGTAAAAATTTCGCAGCCATTTGTGAAAACTTCATCATTAGAATAGCACCAATCGCAAAGTTAGGAGCAATTATAGCACCTAGTCCTTTTTCTTCTGCGATTTTGGATAGCTCTTGTACATCTTGTTCAGTGAACCCTGTTGTTCCAACTACAGGGCGTACCCCGTGTTCAAAAGCTATTTCCATGTGCTTTCTACCAACTTTAGGGTTCGTTAAATCAATTAATACGTCTGCATTTTGTTCAGACAAAGCTTTATGTAAATCTGAATACATTGGAACATCTATGTTTGGCATCCCTTCTATTTCAGATAGCAATTTCCCTTCGTCTTTTGTATCAATCGCAGCAACTAATTGAAAATGAGGTGTCGATGTTACCATTCGAACAGCTTCCTGTCCCATTTTTCCTCCTGCACCTGTAATTGCAACTTTTATTGTTGTTTGTACTGTCATCATCGATTACTCCTTTATTCTTCTATTCTCGTCCATCGATCTTTGTCACGAGTATTGAATTTTTCCATCACTAAATCAAAGGCTTCTTCTAAATTAATATTTAAAGAATTTGCAAAACAAATTAATACAAAAAACATATCACCAAGCTCTTGCTCCATTGTGCGCTCTTCTTCAGAGGATTTTTTAGGCTTTTCACCGTAATAATGATTTACTTCACGGGCTAACTCACCTAATTCCTCTGTCATTCTTGCAAGGAGAGCGAGTGGACTAAAGTATCCTTCTTTAAATTGTCCAATGTAATTATCTACTTCCGTTTGAATATCCTTTAAACTTTTTTCACTCACATTATCACCTCATATTACTTCTAGTTAACATGTTAGCTAAATCTGCATGATTTGACAAATATTTATTTTTTTAGTGTAGAGTGTAATGTGTAGAATGTAAAATTGTTCAAGATAAGCCTCGAAGCAAAACCTACAAAACTCTAAACTTTACACTCTAAACTATAAACTATTATAGCCTTGATTTCTTTATTGTAAAAATTTCGTTATAATATTAGACGCACGTAATCATAATTTATTGAAAAGGAATAAACTGCTATGAATACACCAATTAAATTCAAAAACATTTTTTATATTTTATTAGGGGCAGCAATTATGGCCTTTGGCCTCGTTTACTTTAACATGGAAAATAATTTAGCGGATGGTGGCTTTACAGGAATTACTTTAATTTTGTTCTTTATGTTTAACTTTGATCCTGCTTATTCGAATTTACTTTTAAATATCCCCTTATTTTTCATAGGTTGGAAAGTATTGGGGAGGAATTCATTTATTTACACATTGATCGGAACAATCGGTCTCTCCTTATTTTTATTCATTTTTCAAAGATATCGCTTTATGGAAATCCCGCTTCATGATGATATGACCCTCGTTGCACTGTTTGCAGGAGTGTTTATAGGGGTTGGTCTTGGAATTGTTTTCCGCTTTGGAGGTACAACAGGGGGAGTTGACATTATTGCTCGCCTTGGCTTTAAGTATTACGGCTGGAGTATGGGGAAAACAATGTTTATGTTTGACGCTGCCGTCATTACATCTTCACTGATCTTCTATTTAAATTATCGTGAAGGAATGTATACATTAGTCGCAGTTTTCATTAGCGCGAAAGTAATTGATTTTATGCTACAAGGAGCATATTCTGGTAAAGCTGCCTTTATTATCTCCGACAAGTCTAGGGAAATTTCTGCTTGCATTTTAAAGCAAATGGATAGAGGAGTAACTGTCTTAAAAGGAACAGGAAGCTTTTCAGGCGCTGATAAAGAGATATTGTATTGTGTTGTAAGTAGGAACGAATTAATTCGGTTAAAAACAATTATTGAAAAGGTTGATCCACATGCATTTGTAACCGTTAATGATGTCCAAGATGTCATTGGTGAGGGTTTCACCTTAGATGAATATAAACGTCCGATAGAGCACTAGAATGTAGAATGTAGATTGTAGAATGTAGATTGTAGAAAGACGTTTGTGAATATTTCACAAACGTCTTTCTACATTCATAATTCATAATTCATAATTCATAATTCATAATTCATAATTCATAATTCACAAATAAAAAGATGGACCACTATGAAGTGATCCACCCTTATCATTATTAATCGTCGCTTCTCATACCAATATACATGAGAACAAAACGCAATAGTTCCATTACAGCAACTACAGCTGCAGCCACATATGTTAGAGCAGCGGCATCTAAAACCTTTTTCGTTTCTCTTTCTTCATTGTTCCGGATAACACCGACGGAAACTATTTGATGCATTGCACGACTTGAAGCATTAAACTCAACTGGTAAAGTTACGAGTTGGAATAGTACTGCTGCAGCCATGAACAATATGCCTAATAGAATTAAGTTAGCATTGTACATGAAAATACCTGCTAAAATAATAAAGAACGAGCTCTTTGATCCAAAACTTGCTACTGGAACTAACGCATGACGAAAACGTAAAAAAGCATAGTCTTCAGCATCTTGCATTGCGTGCCCTACTTCGTGGGCAGCAACAGCTGCACCTGCCACTGAATGACCATAATAGTTTTCTTCTGATAAACGCACTGCTTTTGCGCGCGGGTCATAATGATCAGTTAGTTTTCCTTGAATAGGTTCAACTGTCACATTATAAAGACCGTTATCGTCTAAAATCTTCCGAGCTACTTGAGCCCCTGTCATCCCTGATGAAGCTGGTACTTGAGAGTACTTTTTGTAAGCACTTTTCACCTTCATCTGTGCCCATAGTGGGATGATGATAAGTATGGCAAAATAAATTAAAAATCCACCCATCGAATGAAAAACCTCCGTAAAATTTCTAGAGTATTTATCGTGAATGAAATTCACTCATAATAAACACCCCAATATTCATTAACATCAATTTTAGTCAAAGATTTCGTTAATGTCAATTGATACGTAGGCAGAATTATTGTTTCATCTTCATCTTGTTCTTTTCACCTTTGTACTTCTTATAGCCTACATAAGATAAAGACAATAGGATCGTACCACCAATTGACAAGATCACCCACCATAAAGAAGGATCTGCTTGATCTTCCTCAAAGCCTTTATAAAGTTTGGCAAAGTCCTCTTCCATGATCTTAAGCTGCTTTGCCTTTTCTTTATCAGAAATAATTGTTGCTCGATACCTCTCAACATATCTCACATGAGAATCAATTCTTTGAAATTGATGTGGTAATAAATCAATCATAATCGCCGGACGAATCACAGCATATCGCTGTAAAAATCCGTTAAAATGATGTTGAAATGAGTTACTATCATCGCTTGAAATCGCTTCTCTCATTTTTGCGAAATAGTTCATTACTTGCGTCTCTGTATTTTTCCAAAGTGGGTGGTGTTCGGATACAAGGGCATCAATAACCAATCGAAATTCAGAAACAGCCAATACCCTTTCTTCATGACTAGCACTTGCACTAGTAACAGCTCCCATTGCTTTTTCGTACGAGGTCGTAATTAAGCGCAATTGAGTCATCGAAAGATTTTGGTCATCATAGCGAATCGCTAGGAATTGCTTTGAGAAAAAGTCCATCAATTGCTTTGCTTCACTATATTTTTCTTCTTTCACAAGCTGAAGAACTTTATCAGCGGTTTGGTTTAACTGTCGCCATTCTTTTTGATCTAAGTCCTTTTCTGCATGAACACTAGTAGAAATAACTAGAAAAAATAAACAAATTAAAGTGAGCATCTTCTTGTGCATGCCTGTCCCTCCTCTTCATCTAATTAATCCTATGAAGAGGTGGACAAGAGTAGACCTATAAATTTAGCTTATAACGATTTTTTCTTACACCAAATAAATAGACAAGGAAAATCGAAAAAATACTAAGCCAAAAAGTAAAATAACCAATGTATGCAATGTTATCAATTAACGTTCTCGAAACCCATGGATGCATTCCAAAGACATAATCAATAATGTCGTTATGTAAAGTCCATATTGAAGCTACAATGAGATGCCACGCTTTTATTCGAAAATATGGAGCAAAAATTAATGCCTGGATGGCCATAGCTCCATGAGAAGCAATTAACATGTAGTTTTCCCAAGTTAATGTCGCGCCAGCTAGTCCAGCTGCGATATTCATTACAACTGCCCAAATTCCATATTTAATTAAAGTAACGGCCGCGAATGCCTCCATTAATGGCCAATTCTTTTTAAATAAAAACATCGCTAACACGAAAACGAGAAAAAGACTTGCCGTTGGACTGTCAGGTACAAAAAGATAAAAATGAGACGGAGTTATGGCAAGTTGTTCCTTGTACCACCAATATCCATAGATTGTTCCAACTAAATTTGCTACTAGTAAAATAAAAAGGATCCATTTTTCTCTAAGCAAATGAATGAAAAAATTAATCATTATGATCTCCTAATCTTTCGTATTATGTATTAGTTATCGATACATATTTCTCTATACTCATACCATTCATTAATATTGAAAAAAAAGCTGACAAAATGTCAGCTTTTCTTATCTTTATTCAGGCATTCCATCAGCAGCAATATACTCTGCTAAAATCTCAAGTTCTTCTTCTGTTCCAGCGAATAAACCACCTGGCATTCCTGGTACACCTTCTACTATAATCTTCATGATTTCCTCTTTCGTGTAATCATGTTCAAATACAGAAGGAGCAACTCCTGGGTTACCTTGCATGTTTTCACCGTGACAGCCTATACAGGAGCCTTGTTGTAGCCAAATTTCATAGCCTTGATGACTCGTATCAATTTGTCTTTCTTCAACGATGGCACCTTGTTTTGCAGCTGCTTCCCAGTCATGATTAGAAACAGACTCATAAGTTAACCAGAAAATTGAAGCAATTGCAAGTAACATTAAACCAGATGCAATTGGTCTTTTAATAGGACGACGTTCAGGTCCTCTATCAAGGAATGGCGCTAATAATAAAGCACCAAAAGCAATTCCCGGAATAACTACTGCTCCGAGAACTGTGTAATCTCCTGAAGCAAACTCATATTTTAGTAATTGGTATAAAAATAAGAAATACCAGTCCGGTAATGGTATATAACTTGCGTCAGTTGGATCAGCAATACGTTCAAGTGGTGAATAATGAGCAACGGTTAAGACTAAATAACCAACTAAGAAAACTGCACCAACCATCCATTCTTTTAATAAGAAATTTGGCCAAAATGCCTCTGTTTTCCCAGGGTATTCAGAATAATCTTTCGGAATGTTTGGCATTCTTTCAGCCGGAACACGAGAATCTCCGACAAATTTCATTCCTTTCCCACGATGCATAGTTTTCCCTCCTTTTGCTTAGATAATAGTAACGCTTATAGTGGTCCAGAAATTCCTTGCTTACGGATCATCACAAAGTGAGCCCCTAGTAAACCAAGTAAAGCTCCTGGCATGAAAAATACGTGAATAGCAAAAAATCTTGTTAATGTTTGAGCTCCGATAATTTCTCCCCCAGCTAAGAATGTCTTAGCAAAGCCTCCAATAACCGGTGCACTTTCAGCAATTTGTAAGCCTACTACTGTTGCAAAATAAGCTTTCATATCCCAAGGTAATAAGTAACCTGTAAAACCTAAACCTAACATTACAAAGAAAATAAGTACTCCTACAACCCAGTTTAATTCACGAGGTTTTTTGTACGACCCTGTAAAGAAAACCCGTAATGTATGTAAAAACATCATTACAATAACTAAACTTGCACCCCAGTGATGCATCCCACGTACGATTACACCAAACGTTACCTCATTCTGCAAATAATAAACAGATTGATAAGCATTAATAATATCAGGTACATAATACATCGTTAAAAACATTCCTGATAAAATTTGAATGACTGTAATGAAAAACGTTAACCCACCAAAACAATATACAAATGCTGAAAAGTGGTGCGCTGGATTAACATGCTCCGGCACTTCATGATCAGCAATATCACGCCACATTGGCGTAATATCTAGACGTTCGTCTACCCAATTATAAATCTTATTTAACAATTATTACGCCTCCTTACACCTGTGGTCTTGGTCTTCCTAAATAAACAGTACCATCGCGAACTTCAAGGTCATATACAAATAACGGTTGAGTTGGCGGAGTACGATCAACGTTCTTTCCATCTTTTTCAAAAGCACCATAATGACACGGGCAGAAGAAGCGATTCTTAAATTCTTCATTCGTATCCCAGTCAACTGTACAACCTAAGTGTGTACAGACTGGTGAAAGTGCTACAATTTGACCGTCTTCCTGATAGATCCAGGCAGATCTAGAAACTTCTGACTCATACCAAGCATCAACTTGATCAATTTTAAAGTCAAAACGTTTAGGTTCACTCGATAATTGGCTAACTTGTGTTACTGCAACCATTTCTGTATCTGCACCTGTTTTTAGAGCTGGATCAAGTGCAAAGCGAACTAACGGCAACGTAATTCCTGCAGCCATAAATCCACCAACACCTGTTAACGTATAATTTAGGAACTGACGTCTTGATACTTTATGCTCTTTTTCACTCACTCTCATTTCCCTCCCAACATTTTATTTTATAAGTCCCTCCGGACTATGTTAATACTCATTATACTAGGACATTATCATGATACTTTAATAACATTATCACTGTCAATAAAATGATAGAGTTAATTGTCCTCAATTTTTGCCTTTTGCCACTTATTGGTCATAATAGGTAACATTTGTTTAATTTGGTTAGACAAGGTTTCAAGTTTATATTTTTGCTCCATATGTTCAAGGGGAATCGAGGGAATCCATAGTAATGTGTCTTTCATTTCCCCTTCAATTTGTTTCCACTCAATATCTGATGTTAAATAGATAATATGAGAAAAACCATTTTCTTTTAAGTGTTCATCAAATGAATTAATTTTTGACAAACGTTCTTCTACTTTTTCAGTTTTTAAGTATGTATATGACGGAAATTGGAAAACCCTTCCTTTAAACTGTCTTTCTAATTCATCACTAATTAAGGTGATAAATTCCCCCATCTGAACAGTAGATTTAAGCTCATTTCCCCACGAAATTGGAACTAAAGGGATGATTGCTGTATCTACATATTCCTTTGCTTGTAAATAAAGATCTATTTCTTTTGCTTGCCACTTCATTTCTTCTTTGTCCTCCTCCATTTTCATCTCTACTTTATTTTATACTAAGCAGACATTTAACAACCAAATTTTTTATTTTTTTCCTACTCCGTTAATATAAGCAAAATTAAAAGCCCTTATTCTTTAAGGGCTTTTAGATTTTTTAACAGCTCACTATATTTAAGAAAACTATCTTTGTCTCCAGTATCTAATGCCTCGTCAATAAGTTTAGTTAGTCGCTTTTTTTCAAAGCGAAATTTTGCTTGATCAATAATTAAATCAGCAAATAAGCTATAAATCTTCTCAGTTTCCTTGTCAATTGGAGTAAACGGATTATCTTCTAAAACAGACACATACTGTGGATTTTTCTTAGCATCTTTAAAATTTAACTGAATATAAATTTCTTCTTCTTTATTTAGACGGATATCATGAAATGACTTTTCTGCATCCATAGTCACGTGCTGTCTTTTATGGAAGCTAAATGGGATACAATCAACATCGTTAGCTGAAATGATTAAAGATTTCGGACAGTATTCTGCATTTTCTACAAAGTGAACTTTTCCCATTAAAAAGTCATCACTCATTAAGTAGTTTAACAACCATGCACACTCTCTACGTTTTAACTGGTAATTATTTAAAAACCACTTTAAAAAATCTTTTTTTTCTAAAATCGAGATCGTGCTACTCATATCGTTTCCCCTCCTCTTAAGAAAAGCGCAGAGCGCCCGCTTAGCGGCGACAAGCAAATGTTCTGACAGAAAAAAATGTGCTTTTTCATTTTTTGTCTGGCAGGTTATTTGACCTCGAGCCGCTGGCGCTCGGAGCTAGACAACATTCAAAGTTTTAAAAGTTGTCTTATTCTTTTTTTAAAAGCACAAAGCGCCTGAAGGCTAAATAGCTACTAAGTTCATGAATTTAATTTTTTTACCTACTGTTCTATTGAGATTATTTCTCTATTTATAAAAAATAATCCCTTACTATAATAATATTCGTTTATAACGGTAAAAATCCTTTAAAAAACAGAAATAATTTTAAATTTTCACAACTTTTTCAAATATTTCATACTAGGTCCAACTGTAACTCCTACAAAAACACTATTTTCAATCTTTTTTACGATATCTAAGTAGATTAGCATGTTCAAAAATCGTTTTATAATCATATCTTCCTTTGTGTCAAAGTAATACTCTTTTACGAATGGTGATAAAAAAGAAACAAGAAACTCAACTTCAAGACCTTCCTCTTCATTTAAAGAATCTAAAAGAAGCTCATATAAAAGACCAACTGTTGGAAAAGCTCGACGATACAGCTTATGCCAGTAGGTTACAATACTTTTCACTAACTCTGGAAGCCTCATTTCGTAAAGTTCTTCTACACGTTTTGTTGCTGTTAGTGTACTATCGTTTTCAACGATCCACCCTTTATGAAAACAGTAATCATAAATTAGTGAAAAGCGGTCAGGGTATTGAGCAAAACGCCGGCCATAACCAAACCGCCATTGTTCCTTAGGTAATACTTCCTTATAGGAAAATTGCTTCATGATTTCTTGAAAGTCTTTTTTATAAAGAACACCAGCTTTTGTCAAAGATAATGGTTTTTCTACTAAATAATCGATTAGCACAAATAAGTCATTGACGATCGTAATCTCACTTTGACCGTTGGGATCGTTCGGTAAAATTAATGTCTCTTCCTTTATTCTCATTTTGATAGTGCGACGCAATTCCTTTTTCACTTGAGATGGAACTAAGTAGTTACGATTTATATAGGTAAACAAGAAACCATTTGCCGTAAGCTCTTCCAACATCTCTAAAAATGAACTTTCCTTCAAATGGGGAACAAAACCATTTAGCTCTTCTTTAGAAAGCAAACTATTTTGATCATAGCATAAGGTCAAGGCCATTTTCTTTGCATCGTTTGTAAGACGATTATATCTGTCAGTGACATGATCCAAATTAACTAACATCGGATAAAGCATTTCAACTAATTCTCGTTTCGAATTAATATTACACGCTACGACATCTTCATCTTTTAGTAACTTAATTAATTCATTTCGGTCTTGAAAAAGTAGGACATCCATTAAATTCATACTATTCACCGTTCTCTCATATCAGGATACTATTGAATAGTATGAACGGATTATTGCATTTCTATTTAATACTCATTCTCAAATTCCAAAAGTAACTGATCTAAATGTTCTTTGGAAGGATCTAGTTCAAATGCTTTCTTAATAACCATTTTAGCTTTTTCTTTATGACCATTTTCTAATAACACTTGTCCATACTCTTCCATAAAATCACTGTCATGTGCAAGCTGTTGGGAAACTTGCTCATATAAATCAAGAACATTTGAATCGTCTTCTAATTGATGCTTCGCTGTCGCTAAGAACCAATCAAATAACGGATCTTCTTCACCTTGATCTTTTAGAAAATTAATTAATTCTTGAAGTTCCTCAAAACTCTCTTCTTTTTTTAATAAACTTGCCAGCATCTTTGCTCCCTCAAAGTTACTTGGGTTAATAGCTAACACTTTCCTTAAGTACTGCTCTCCCTCATCTGCGTACCCATTATTTAACGAAACTCTCGCCCCTTGGACATATAACGCTTCGTTAAACTCATCGATCTCTATTCCTTTTTTAAAAATTTGGATCGCTTCGTGGATGCGCCCCTCTTCCTCATAAGCTTCCCCTAGGTATGGATAAACACTAGAATAGCTTTCATCCATATCTATTACTTTTTCAAATTGGGTGATCGCTACAGAGAAATTTTGAATTTGAAATGCAGTATAACCGTATCCAAAGTGAGCGTCAATTGTTGCATCATCGTTATTTATTCCATCCTCATAAAAGGTAATTGCTTCTTCAAAATAGCCACTTGCACTATAAGCTTCAGCTAAGCGCAAGGCAATGTTTGTCCCATCAAGTTCATCTTGAAATGGTAAAACTTTTTTATAATAAGGTATTGATTTTTGATAGTCACCTCTAGATAAGTAAAACTCTCCTAAACCAAATAATACGATCGGCTCTTCGGGGACTTTACTTTCTGCATTTAATAGTTTAAGTTCAGCTACTTCATCTAATCCTTGCAACTGATATAAATCTGCTAACAGCAGTTGACCTTGTACATAGACAGGATCATCTTCCTTAATTTCCAATAGCATTTCAATAGCCTCATCTTCCTCATCTAAGTCAATTAATAGTTCGGCCATAAACGTATACAATTCACCTTCATCAGGGTAAAGCGCTAGTAATTCTTCAATTATAACTTTTGCTAAATCTACTAAACCTAATTCATAGTAAATTTCAGCAACTGAATACTTAGAATCATGGTCACCTGTTTTGCTCACTTGTTTTAACTCGTCAAGAGCGGCCTCCATTTTCCCTTCTTCGATAAGTGTTAGTGCTTTTTTAAGCCCAATATTCATATTTTTATCCCCTAATCTTTTTAAAAGTTTTAGTGTTATAAATGTTAATTCCCTAGTTTTTTATTTCAAAAATAAGAAAAAAAGAAAAGCCACCTAAATGCTGGTGGGCAGTTGTGTATTACTTCAATTATAGACAGTTCTCCTAATAATAATCAATATATATAGGCTCAGTCCCAAATGCATTGCTTATCGGATTGAATTTTCTCGGAACAGTTACAATTAACTCTTTACCACAACCTGGTTGTAAATAAACATTCGCAGCTGCTTTTTTTACAGTTCCATGTGTAAAAACAACCTTTGGTAAAAGCTCACTAAAGTCATTATTTTTTTCGGATAGCTCTTGTTTTGAAAAAAATAAGTAATCAGCATCTGTCCCAACTTGTAAAGATCCTTTCGTTGGGTATAACCCAACGTTTAATAAAAACTGTTTTGTTAACGGAGTGTGTTCATTTGGTACTTCTACTTGAGTTGTTATTTTATTAGTCGTTAATAGTTCCTCCCATTCAGATTTGAGTCTTCGTGATTTCCAAGTCGTTAGATCAGGAATATTCCAAAGAGGAACAATCATTAACTGATATGGGAAAATTTCGTTACGAATCCACTGCCAACATATTGAATGAATGTCATCGGGATCATTAATTTCAGTAAAAATAATCGGAACTTTGTGTTTTGAGCACTTTCTGATGATGGTCGGGGTTAGTTTTGTAAGTGGGATTTTCACTCCTACTAAATAATCAATACTGCTATTAATTAAAGCGTGCTTTGCTTTCTTTAATTGGTGATGAAATTGACTCTCCGAGGAAACGTCACATGCCGTTATTATTGTTGTACAACCTATACTATGCAAATGCTTCATTCGCTCTTTAAAACGATCAAAATGACTAATTGAAACCACACTAAAATCAATCATAATAAACCCGGGAGTTAGAACAAACTGATTTGTATTTAACCTCATGTGCTTATACTTGGAAAAATGGTTGGCAGTATAAACAACCTTTGTACCTTCAATTAGATAAGACTTTTTTGTATTTTCACCATAATGGTTTGTTAAAGCATTTTCTAATATATATTTCATTCTACCCCTCCTTTTCACATGAAAAGCTATCTTATAGACAAGCTATGTGAGAAGGGAACATTATATTACCTACAAAAAAAAGTTCCTGCCAAATTCAGCAGGAAAAATAGTTGGTTGGAGTGGAGAATTGGCGTTATACCGTAATCTAAATCACTAAGTATAACAAAACTAAAAACACTACAAGTAGTAATTTTAGTTTAAAACTTGGGAACTGATTAATTCCATTATATTATTGCACCACAACAAATGTCAATAAATATTCAGAAAATTTTATATATTAAATTAATTCCTGTATATGATCAAAGAAGGTAGGATATGAAACGTCAATTGCTTCAATGTCTTCGATTTCCACTTGGGCAGAAGAAACTAAGCCTGCAATGGCCATCGCCATTCCGATCCGATGATCACCAAAGCTTGCCACTTTCCCACCTATCAACGGTGTCGGACCGTGAATAATCATGCCGTCATCTGTTGCCTCAATATTAGCACCTAATGTTTTTAATTGACTAACAACTGTATCAATCCGATTTGTCTCTTTTACTTTCAATTCCTCGGCATCCTTAATGACCGTCGTTCCATTTGCTTGTGTTGCTAGAACCGCAATAATTGGTATTTCATCAATTAATCGTGGAATAATCTCACCACTAATTTCAATTCCTTGAAGTTCGGAAGTCCGGATTGTTAAATCAGCCATTTTTTCTTCATTGATCACTTTTTCATTTGTTAGTTGCAGCTTAGCACCCATTTTTAGTAAAACATCAATTATCCCTGTTCGGGTTTCATTTATGCCAACATTTGTTAACGTAATTTCACTATTTTCAACAATCGCCCCAGCAACTAAAAAGAAAGCAGCAGAAGAAATATCACCAGGTACGACAACATGTTGAGACGCTAACTCTTGTCCACCTACAACAGAAACTGTCAATCCATCTTCTTGTAACTCTACACCAAATGCTTTTAACATTCGCTCGGTATGATCCCTTGACTTATGAGGTTCTCTCACCGTTGTGATTCCTTCACTTTGCAAGCCTGCTAGCAAAATGGCAGACTTTACTTGAGCACTTGCTACTGGTGATGTATAAGTAATACCTTTGGTTTGCCCACCTCGAATTGCAAGCGGCGTGAAATTCCCTTTACCACGCCCATCAATTTTTGCACCCATTTTTCTAAGTGGCTCGGTAACTCTTGCCATTGGTCTTTTTGCGATAGAATCATCTCCAATTACTACAGAATGGAATGGTCTAGTTGCTAAAATCCCTAACATTAATCTTGTTGTTGTGCCAGAATTACCTACATCTAATATTTCAGAAGCTTCACTTAAACCGTTCCAGCCCTTACCGAACACAGTAACTCTATCTTCTTCTTGTTTAATTTCTATACCTAGTTTTCGAAAGCATGAGATCGTACTTAAACAATCTTCCCCAGGTAAAAATCCTTCTACTGTTGTTTTACCATTTGCAATTGCACCAAACATAACCGCCCGGTGTGAAATTGATTTATCACCGGGAATTTTTATTTTCCCTTTTAATTGTTGTACCCGTTCAACTATTTTCTTTGACAAGAAAAACACCTCTTATGAAAAGCGCATAGCACCAAATTTTTCAAGATTAATTAATTTATGAACCTATGTATCCCTCATATAAATGGTCTTTTAAACAAGCTAAAGCACGATCTCGATCTTGATCAGATCGAAAGCTTAGTCGTAGGACTCCCATTATATCTTCACGTGTTTCTAGGATACGAATGTTAGTTATACTAATTTCTTCTCTTGCTAGAATACCCGTCACATCAGAAATTACACCAGGGTGATCAGGAACATCTACATATAAATCATAAAAAGACGGAATTGCCCCTTTTTGTTTAGTTGGCAGGCCATCTCTAAATATTTTTGCCGTTTGGAAATAATCATAAATCTCTTGATCTTCTGCCTTGTCTATCAATTGTTTAACAAGTTCCATTTCCTCTTGCCACCGTGTCAAAAGCTTAAGCAATGTTTCTTTATTATGAATTAAAATATCTCGCCACATAATTG
This window harbors:
- a CDS encoding ubiquinol-cytochrome c reductase iron-sulfur subunit; amino-acid sequence: MSEKEHKVSRRQFLNYTLTGVGGFMAAGITLPLVRFALDPALKTGADTEMVAVTQVSQLSSEPKRFDFKIDQVDAWYESEVSRSAWIYQEDGQIVALSPVCTHLGCTVDWDTNEEFKNRFFCPCHYGAFEKDGKNVDRTPPTQPLFVYDLEVRDGTVYLGRPRPQV
- a CDS encoding YpiF family protein, giving the protein MKWQAKEIDLYLQAKEYVDTAIIPLVPISWGNELKSTVQMGEFITLISDELERQFKGRVFQFPSYTYLKTEKVEERLSKINSFDEHLKENGFSHIIYLTSDIEWKQIEGEMKDTLLWIPSIPLEHMEQKYKLETLSNQIKQMLPIMTNKWQKAKIEDN
- a CDS encoding ReoY family proteolytic degradation factor, whose translation is MSSTISILEKKDFLKWFLNNYQLKRRECAWLLNYLMSDDFLMGKVHFVENAEYCPKSLIISANDVDCIPFSFHKRQHVTMDAEKSFHDIRLNKEEEIYIQLNFKDAKKNPQYVSVLEDNPFTPIDKETEKIYSLFADLIIDQAKFRFEKKRLTKLIDEALDTGDKDSFLKYSELLKNLKALKE
- a CDS encoding tetratricopeptide repeat protein — protein: MNIGLKKALTLIEEGKMEAALDELKQVSKTGDHDSKYSVAEIYYELGLVDLAKVIIEELLALYPDEGELYTFMAELLIDLDEEDEAIEMLLEIKEDDPVYVQGQLLLADLYQLQGLDEVAELKLLNAESKVPEEPIVLFGLGEFYLSRGDYQKSIPYYKKVLPFQDELDGTNIALRLAEAYSASGYFEEAITFYEDGINNDDATIDAHFGYGYTAFQIQNFSVAITQFEKVIDMDESYSSVYPYLGEAYEEEGRIHEAIQIFKKGIEIDEFNEALYVQGARVSLNNGYADEGEQYLRKVLAINPSNFEGAKMLASLLKKEESFEELQELINFLKDQGEEDPLFDWFLATAKHQLEDDSNVLDLYEQVSQQLAHDSDFMEEYGQVLLENGHKEKAKMVIKKAFELDPSKEHLDQLLLEFENEY
- the aroA gene encoding 3-phosphoshikimate 1-carboxyvinyltransferase, which encodes MSKKIVERVQQLKGKIKIPGDKSISHRAVMFGAIANGKTTVEGFLPGEDCLSTISCFRKLGIEIKQEEDRVTVFGKGWNGLSEASEILDVGNSGTTTRLMLGILATRPFHSVVIGDDSIAKRPMARVTEPLRKMGAKIDGRGKGNFTPLAIRGGQTKGITYTSPVASAQVKSAILLAGLQSEGITTVREPHKSRDHTERMLKAFGVELQEDGLTVSVVGGQELASQHVVVPGDISSAAFFLVAGAIVENSEITLTNVGINETRTGIIDVLLKMGAKLQLTNEKVINEEKMADLTIRTSELQGIEISGEIIPRLIDEIPIIAVLATQANGTTVIKDAEELKVKETNRIDTVVSQLKTLGANIEATDDGMIIHGPTPLIGGKVASFGDHRIGMAMAIAGLVSSAQVEIEDIEAIDVSYPTFFDHIQELI